Below is a window of Salvelinus fontinalis isolate EN_2023a chromosome 14, ASM2944872v1, whole genome shotgun sequence DNA.
TCCTAACAGTAGGTACCGACCTGCTTTGAGAAGAATGATCTGGTCGTTCTGACAAAGATCCAGGAATCCAGTGATGCGCTTGGCAAACTCCACCACGTACTGAATGGCATTGGTGAGGTGGATGGCACAATGCTGCCACATGACTTCCGCAGACTgaaagagagaccagagggatGCCCATGTTATATATGACATTGGGAATAGCACATAGGGGTGTCAGAGTATATAGGTCACAGAGTACTAGGCCACTGAGGTAATCCTGCTACAGGACATTGATGTTTACCTTGCTCTGGAAGCTGCGTGTCTCCTCAGGGGTGTACAGGGACCAGACAAGTCTCTTCAGCTCCTCACTGCCGTGCTGACTGGTCTCTATGTGAGACTTTACCACACTAGCAGTAATACGCTCTGGAAATGGACAAGTCAAGTATGGGTTAGCTTTCAACCACACTCAATGAAAAACAATCTAGTGATCGTTATAGTGACACAAAGCAGATAACGATAAGAGTGACAGTTCCACTTACCGATCTCGAGTATTGAGAACCCCTCGGGTAGAGTGTTGAGCAGCGTGTGTGTGAACAGGCTGGACTCATGCAGCAGCTGGTACTCATGCTTGATGTGGTGGTTGCCATCTCCGAAGTCCAGTCCGTTCTGTTCGGGCGAACTCTGAGAGGAGGAGCTGCTGCCCCCTATCATCTCCAGATTGCAGTACTCTCTTTCGGCGCCCTCTGGTGTCAGGGGTAGGTCGAACAGCAGACCATCCGGCAGAGTGGCCATGTCGTCAAGGTCGCTGAGGGCGGCACTGGAGCCTCTGCTGTATGCCCGGCCATGACCTTCGACCTCGGCTCCCTCCTCACGGGCGGCAGCTAACTCCTGGGACGCCTGGTGCTTCTGGACCTCAGCGTATAGGCTGTCTCTCTGCTTTTTGGACATGCGGCCAAACTTCACAGCTGTACCAGCAAAGGAGATAAAGAGTCAGTCAATAACCAGGGAATGAATTATGAGCTCATACGCCCATATGGAGCCAAAATAAAACTAAATATAGAATAAAATCCACTGATAATTTAATTCCATAGCATCACTGCTGTGTCTCTGGCATGATTCCAGCAGTGATTTCACACAGTATAAATGAACTCTACACATGGCCTTTCAATAAGACCCAGAGAGCCCTAGCATCCGGtgaagagactgacagacagtgaTGCCTTCTGGACTGACcttgttgtgtttgtgtttgacacTCACCATCACGGCTCATGCCCAGGGCCAGGCACTTCTGCAGCCGGCAATGTTGGCAGCGATTCCGATTGGTGCGGTCAATCAGACAGTTCCTCTGCCGGGAGCAGGAGTACATAGCATTGTTTTGCTGGCTGCGTCTGAAGAAaccctacaaacacacacacacaagcacaaacaccaTGAACACAGGCACAGAAGCAGGGAGGGCTGAAGTACTGGACAAGGGCATACAATATATAAATATCTATATTGATTGAATTTGCTGAGGGTATTCTTTAGGGATGAGAGTACGCAAAACTAAAATAGAACACTCAAGTGGAGTGAACAGATCTCCAAGGCACGCCGAGGTTGAGGTTGCTCACCTTGCAGCCTTCACAGGTGATTACGCCATAGTGGATCCCTGATGACTTGTCCCCACAGATCTTGCAGGGTATTACTTCAATTTGtgctggaaggagaggaggaacattttttaaatgttttaatttcacctttatttaaccaggtagtccagttgagaacaagttctcatttacaactgcaacctggccaagagaaagcaaagcagtgcgacacaaacacagttacacatggaataaacaaacgtacagtcaataacacattagTGCATTGCATACTTAACACATTTGAACATGTTAGGTGGATGTACATTATTGATTGGTGCTTCATACAAGTTGTTCAATAGCTGTGTTCAGACTGAAAGCACTGATTGTGCTTTAAAAGTCCCTAGACTAGATAATAAATTCTACTTTGATGGTGTCTTGGGTTGGGTTTATTAATCTCTAGTATGACATGGTTCAATCGTCTGGTGATAAGGAGTCTTGTGAATTGTGCCAGAACTGTGTGAGAAAGTACACGAGAGGTGGAGACATAAGAAACATCCCCATAAACGCTATCAAATAAAGAGGATTAGCCACCTTTTAATCTGTTTCATCTTAATTACCAACTGCCCTGATTTTGAACCCAAAAGAAACACTATCAAATGCAAAAGCCCATCTGCAACAATTTGCTGATAAAAACATTCCACCCAAGCgataaaaatataaaatgtaataTAAAATGTGTTCATATTAAAGATTGTTTAAATGTCAACTTGTGGGATGAAAGAAATTAGAAGAATGCATCCTGCCAAAATCTACAAATGGAACACAGACTACAACTTTAACAGTGTGTGCACAGCCCTGAGCCCTCTCTCCTTGAAACAGGCTGTTCTTTTCATTATGCTGTTTATCTAAGTGGCAGGGCCTCCTATGGCCCAGAGTAGCAGGTCAATATGCATTAGCTGGGGTCTGGGGTTATAAAGTTTCACTGGCAATGTTCCTCCTCCAGGGTGAACTAAATGTCAAGAGGTTAACAAAAGCCCCAGCTTCAGGAGAGCGTCCTCCGCTACAGAAGATAAAATGTCTActctcaaaaaaaatatttttttttctgttTGCTTTGACTGCTGGGTGTGTTGAATGATTT
It encodes the following:
- the rorca gene encoding RAR-related orphan receptor C a, which gives rise to MRAQIEVIPCKICGDKSSGIHYGVITCEGCKGFFRRSQQNNAMYSCSRQRNCLIDRTNRNRCQHCRLQKCLALGMSRDAVKFGRMSKKQRDSLYAEVQKHQASQELAAAREEGAEVEGHGRAYSRGSSAALSDLDDMATLPDGLLFDLPLTPEGAEREYCNLEMIGGSSSSSQSSPEQNGLDFGDGNHHIKHEYQLLHESSLFTHTLLNTLPEGFSILEIERITASVVKSHIETSQHGSEELKRLVWSLYTPEETRSFQSKSAEVMWQHCAIHLTNAIQYVVEFAKRITGFLDLCQNDQIILLKAGCLDVLLIRMCRAYNPINNTVLFDGKFASAQTFKALGCDDLVGAVFDLAKSLSRMQLSEEEMALFSAAVLLSPDRPWLKDTQQVQKLQEKVYLSLQHCLHRCGSSEEKLAKMVSKLPMMKSICNLHIDKLKFFRLLHPETAYNFPPLYREVFSSEITFPDSTMG